The proteins below are encoded in one region of Hordeum vulgare subsp. vulgare chromosome 3H, MorexV3_pseudomolecules_assembly, whole genome shotgun sequence:
- the LOC123444841 gene encoding sialyltransferase-like protein 1 gives MKRPLRGPFAALLLVVLCGAASFPSALRRAVAPALAPPPPDPARLNATLLRLAAADGSEPSLRRDVDDLLEGRLPASGRARARAWRRDRLHPLHLRHHQFPVHRRGHDHDHADSLLHPLPREEILLDPSLRRALRSWHRLRRYDPAVLRDLPAVLALPARIPSCAVVGNSGILLRHAHGALIDSHHAVFRLNNARIVGYTAHVGAKTNLSFINSNILHLCARRPGCFCHPYGSGVPVLLYICQAAHFLDVAACNASSLATHDAPISVTDPRLDVLCARIVKYYSLRRFVAETGRAVEEWNSAHDAALFHYSSGMQAIMVAVGVCDRVSVFGFGKVADAKHHYHSNQKNELDLHDYEAEYAFYRDLAERPQVVPFLKDTGLAVPPVVFYH, from the coding sequence ATGAAGCGGCCGCTGCGGGGGCCCTTCGCGGCGCTCCTCCTCGTCGTGCTCTGCGGCGCGGCCtccttcccctccgcgctccgccGAGCGGTGGCTCCGGCGCTCGCCCCGCCACCGCCCGATCCCGCGCGCCTCAACGCCACGCTCctccgcctcgccgccgccgacgGCTCCGAGCCCTCGCTGCGCCGCGACGTCGacgacctcctcgagggccgCCTCCCGGCCTCCGGCCGCGCCCGAGCCCGCGCCTGGCGCCGCGACAGGCTCCACCcgctccacctccgccaccaccaGTTCCCCGTCCACCGCCGcggccacgaccacgaccacgccgACTCCCTGCTCCACCCGCTCCCGCGCGAGGAGATCCTCCTCGACCCCTCCCTCCGCCGCGCGCTCCGCTCCTGGCACCGCCTCCGCCGCTACGACCCCGCCGTGCTCCGCGACCTCCCCGCCGTGCTCGCCCTCCCCGCCCGCATCCCCTCCTGCGCCGTCGTCGGCAACAGCGGCATCCTCCTCCGCCACGCCCACGGCGCCCTCATCGACTCCCACCACGCCGTCTTCCGCCTCAACAACGCCCGCATCGTCGGCTACACCGCGCACGTCGGCGCCAAGACCAACCTCTCCTTCATCAACAGCAACATACTCCACCTCTGCGCGCGCCGCCCCGGCTGCTTCTGCCACCCCTACGGCAGCGGCGTCCCCGTCCTCCTCTACATCTGCCAGGCCGCGcacttcctcgacgtcgccgccTGCAACGCCTCCTCCCTCGCCACCCACGACGCACCCATCTCCGTCACCGACCCGCGCCTCGACGTCCTCTGCGCGCGCATCGTCAAGTACTACTCGCTCCGCCGCTTCGTCGCCGAGACGGGCCGCGCCGTCGAGGAGTGGAACAGCGCGCACGACGCGGCGCTGTTCCACTACTCGTCCGGGATGCAGGCCATCATGGTCGCGGTGGGGGTGTGCGACAGGGTGAGCGTGTTCGGCTTCGGGAAGGTGGCAGACGCCAAGCACCATTACCACAGCAACCAGAAGAACGAGCTCGACCTCCACGACTACGAGGCGGAGTACGCCTTCTACCGCGACCTCGCCGAGCGCCCGCAGGTAGTCCCCTTCCTCAAGGACACCGGCTTGGCTGTCCCGCCCGTCGTCTTCTACCATTAG